The following are encoded together in the Glycine max cultivar Williams 82 chromosome 8, Glycine_max_v4.0, whole genome shotgun sequence genome:
- the LOC100778935 gene encoding chaperonin CPN60-like 2, mitochondrial isoform X1: MYRLARRVASSIASPSAKNLVYGGVLSSRNFVSKDINFGVGARAAILQGVTEVADAVKVTMGPKGHNVIIERSRGNPRITKDGVTVARSIKFKDKSKNVGADLVKQVAKATNTAAGDGTTCATVLTQAILTEGCKSIAAGINVMDLRNGINKAVDAVITELKSRTLMISTPEEITQVGTISANGERDIGELMARAMEKVGKEGVITVVDGNTLDNELEVVEGMKLTRGYISPYFITDQKTRKCELENPFILIHDKKISDMNSLLKILELAVTKKRSLLVVAEDVESDALAMLILNKHHAGLKVCAVKAPGFGDNRRASLDDLAILTGGEVITDERGLSLDKVQPEMLGTAKKVTITIDDTIILHGGGDKKVIEERCEQLRTAMEESSATFDKEKAQERLSKLSGGVAVFKVGGASEAEVGERKDRVTDALNATRAAVEEGIVPGGGVALLYATKVLDNLQTQNEDEKRGVQIIQNALKAPTSTIASNAGFDGALVHSKLLEQDDHNLGFDAAKGVYVDMVKAGIIDPLKVVRTALVDAASVSLLLTTTEAAVLDNPHDKNKPPSRVPDMDDLDL; the protein is encoded by the exons atgtaTCGATTAGCTCGTAGAGTAGCTTCTTCCATTGCTTCTCCCTCTGCTAAGAACCTC GTATATGGTGGAGTATTGTCAAgcagaaattttgtgagcaaagatatcaactttggGGTCGGGGCTCGTGCCGCAATCCTCCAGGGGGTAACTGAGGTTGCTGATGCTGTCAAAGTTACCATGGGACCCAAG GGTCACAATGTGATAATTGAGAGAAGTCGTGGGAATCCCAGGATCACGAAGGACGGTGTGACTGTGGCCAGAAGTATCAAATTTAAAGACAAATCCAAAAATGTTGGGGCGGATCTTGTCAAGCAGGTGGCCAAGGCTACCAACACTGCTGCTGGAGACG GTACAACTTGTGCAACTGTTTTGACTCAGGCAATACTCACAGAAGGATGTAAATCGATTGCTGCTGGCATAAATGTTATGGACTTACGTAATGGAATAAATAAGGCAGTTGATGCTGTAATTACTGAGTTGAAGAGCAGAACATTGATGATAAGTACACCAGAAGAGATAACCCAG GTTGGAACTATATCTGCGAATGGGGAGCGTGATATTGGAGAATTGATGGCTAGGGCAATGGAGAAAGTTGGGAAGGAAGGAGTCATTACTGTTGTT GATGGGAACACTTTGGATAATGAATTGGAAGTGGTAGAAGGAATGAAGTTAACCAGAGGATACATATCTCCTTATTTTATTACTGATCAGAAGACCCGGAAATGT GAATTGGAGAACCCCTTTATTCTCATCCATGACAAGAAAATTTCTGACATGAATTCATTGCTGAAAATACTGGAGCTGGCAGTAACG AAAAAAAGATCACTCTTAGTTGTTGCTGAAGATGTTGAGAGTGATGCGTTGGCTATGCTCATACTCAACAAGCATCACGCGGGGCTTAAG GTTTGTGCTGTAAAAGCTCCTGGTTTTGGGGATAATAGAAGAGCAAGTCTAGACGATCTTGCAATTCTTACTGGAGGAGAG GTCATCACTGATGAGCGTGGTTTGTCTCTTGATAAAGTCCAACCAGAAATGCTTGGCACTGCAAAAAAG GTTACTATCACCATTGATGACACTATTATTCTACATGGTGGTGGGGATAAGAAGGTCATTGAAGAGAGATGTGAACag CTGAGGACAGCTATGGAAGAGAGTTCTGCCacatttgataaagaaaaagcacaggaaCGCCTATCAAAACTATCTGGTGGTGTAGCTGTTTTCAAA GTTGGGGGGGCTAGTGAGGCCGAAGTTGGGGAAAGGAAAGATAGAGTAACAGATGCTTTAAATGCCACTAGAGCTGCTGTGGAAGAGGGAATTGTTCCAG GTGGTGGAGTTGCTCTCCTATATGCTACCAAAGTCTTGGATAACCTTCAAACTCAAAATGAAGATGAGAAGAGAGGAGTACAAATTATTCAGAATGCACTCAAG GCACCTACCTCTACAATAGCTTCAAATGCTGgttttgatggtgctttggtccACAGCAAATTGTTGGAACAAGATGATCATAATTTAGGTTTTGATGCTGCTAAAG GTGTCTATGTTGATATGGTAAAGGCTGGAATAATAGATCCTCTTAAAGTTGTTAGAACAGCTTTGGTAGATGCTGCCAG TGTGTCATTGCTACTGACAACAACCGAGGCAGCTGTGTTGGATAATCCACATGACAAAAATAAACCTCCTAGTCGGGTGCCAGATATGGATGATTTGGATCTCTAA
- the LOC100778935 gene encoding chaperonin CPN60-like 2, mitochondrial isoform X2, translated as MLSKLPWDPRITKDGVTVARSIKFKDKSKNVGADLVKQVAKATNTAAGDGTTCATVLTQAILTEGCKSIAAGINVMDLRNGINKAVDAVITELKSRTLMISTPEEITQVGTISANGERDIGELMARAMEKVGKEGVITVVDGNTLDNELEVVEGMKLTRGYISPYFITDQKTRKCELENPFILIHDKKISDMNSLLKILELAVTKKRSLLVVAEDVESDALAMLILNKHHAGLKVCAVKAPGFGDNRRASLDDLAILTGGEVITDERGLSLDKVQPEMLGTAKKVTITIDDTIILHGGGDKKVIEERCEQLRTAMEESSATFDKEKAQERLSKLSGGVAVFKVGGASEAEVGERKDRVTDALNATRAAVEEGIVPGGGVALLYATKVLDNLQTQNEDEKRGVQIIQNALKAPTSTIASNAGFDGALVHSKLLEQDDHNLGFDAAKGVYVDMVKAGIIDPLKVVRTALVDAASVSLLLTTTEAAVLDNPHDKNKPPSRVPDMDDLDL; from the exons ATGCTGTCAAAGTTACCATGGGACCCAAG GATCACGAAGGACGGTGTGACTGTGGCCAGAAGTATCAAATTTAAAGACAAATCCAAAAATGTTGGGGCGGATCTTGTCAAGCAGGTGGCCAAGGCTACCAACACTGCTGCTGGAGACG GTACAACTTGTGCAACTGTTTTGACTCAGGCAATACTCACAGAAGGATGTAAATCGATTGCTGCTGGCATAAATGTTATGGACTTACGTAATGGAATAAATAAGGCAGTTGATGCTGTAATTACTGAGTTGAAGAGCAGAACATTGATGATAAGTACACCAGAAGAGATAACCCAG GTTGGAACTATATCTGCGAATGGGGAGCGTGATATTGGAGAATTGATGGCTAGGGCAATGGAGAAAGTTGGGAAGGAAGGAGTCATTACTGTTGTT GATGGGAACACTTTGGATAATGAATTGGAAGTGGTAGAAGGAATGAAGTTAACCAGAGGATACATATCTCCTTATTTTATTACTGATCAGAAGACCCGGAAATGT GAATTGGAGAACCCCTTTATTCTCATCCATGACAAGAAAATTTCTGACATGAATTCATTGCTGAAAATACTGGAGCTGGCAGTAACG AAAAAAAGATCACTCTTAGTTGTTGCTGAAGATGTTGAGAGTGATGCGTTGGCTATGCTCATACTCAACAAGCATCACGCGGGGCTTAAG GTTTGTGCTGTAAAAGCTCCTGGTTTTGGGGATAATAGAAGAGCAAGTCTAGACGATCTTGCAATTCTTACTGGAGGAGAG GTCATCACTGATGAGCGTGGTTTGTCTCTTGATAAAGTCCAACCAGAAATGCTTGGCACTGCAAAAAAG GTTACTATCACCATTGATGACACTATTATTCTACATGGTGGTGGGGATAAGAAGGTCATTGAAGAGAGATGTGAACag CTGAGGACAGCTATGGAAGAGAGTTCTGCCacatttgataaagaaaaagcacaggaaCGCCTATCAAAACTATCTGGTGGTGTAGCTGTTTTCAAA GTTGGGGGGGCTAGTGAGGCCGAAGTTGGGGAAAGGAAAGATAGAGTAACAGATGCTTTAAATGCCACTAGAGCTGCTGTGGAAGAGGGAATTGTTCCAG GTGGTGGAGTTGCTCTCCTATATGCTACCAAAGTCTTGGATAACCTTCAAACTCAAAATGAAGATGAGAAGAGAGGAGTACAAATTATTCAGAATGCACTCAAG GCACCTACCTCTACAATAGCTTCAAATGCTGgttttgatggtgctttggtccACAGCAAATTGTTGGAACAAGATGATCATAATTTAGGTTTTGATGCTGCTAAAG GTGTCTATGTTGATATGGTAAAGGCTGGAATAATAGATCCTCTTAAAGTTGTTAGAACAGCTTTGGTAGATGCTGCCAG TGTGTCATTGCTACTGACAACAACCGAGGCAGCTGTGTTGGATAATCCACATGACAAAAATAAACCTCCTAGTCGGGTGCCAGATATGGATGATTTGGATCTCTAA
- the LOC100809954 gene encoding disease resistance protein RUN1, with amino-acid sequence MAASNSAAVVGNASSSLSLSVTKKYDVFISFRGEDTRGDFTSHLHAALGRSSIETYIDYRIQKGEEVWVELVKAIKGSTLFLVIFSENYANSSWCLNELVELMECRKQEEEVHVIPVFYKIDPSQVRKQTGSYRAAVANQKWKDALYEAANLSGFHSHTYRTETDLIEDIIKVVLQKLNHKYTYDFRGLFISDENYTSIESLLKIDSMEVRVIGIWGKGGIGKTTLAAAIFHKVSFQYEGTCFLENVAEESKRHGLNYACNKLFSKLLREDINIDTNKVIPSNVPKRLRRKKVFIVLDDVNTPQLLENLVGAGAEWLGAGSRVIVTTRDRHVLKSRGVEKIHEVKEMNFHNSLKLFSLNAFGKTYPTEEYEELSKRVMVYAKGIPLALKVLGSFLRSKSENEWDSALTKLKKIPNQEIQTVLRLSYDGLDDGDKNIFLDIACFFKGQKGDSVTKVLNACGFSADIGIKNLLDKALITTTTDMHDSTTDSCIDMHDLIQEMGRGIVREESIDNPGQRSRLWDPEEVNDVLTNNTGTGAIQGIWLEMSQIQDIKLSSKSFRKMPNLRLLAFQSLNGNFKRINSVYLPKGLEFLPKKLRYLGWNGCPLESLPSTFCPEKLVELSMRYSNVQKLWHGVQNLPNLEKIDLFGCINLMECPNLSLAPKLKQVSISHCESLSYVDPSILSLPKLEILNVSGCTSLKSLGSNTWSQSLQHLYLEGSGLNELPPSVLHIKDLKIFASSINYGLMDLPENFSNDIVLSAPREHDRDTFFTLHKILYSSGFQSVTGLTFYNCQSLGEIPDSISLLSSLLFLSFLHSNIISLPESLKYLPRLHRLCVGECKMLRRIPALPQSIQCFLVWNCQSLQTVLSSTIEPLESPNGTFLLANCIKLDEHSFDAIIGEPPPSEVLEDAFTDNYIYQTAKLCYSLPARSGKVREWFHCHFTQSLVTVEIPPNLLGFIFYLVVSQVKLCHIGCCGSIGCECSLETSQNERISITSFVLDKNSMLIHPLPFEFMTDHVFVWYDGRICKQIMELVKERRAISSGDPKLRFKFFIQTRHNQEAVNIKECGFRWICSFEEGGCKPERSREIHEVEANVVTNKVEGSESNEQKETSHLKAEETEDLSYRLEEIMHIGFGGDRM; translated from the exons ATGGCTGCTTCTAATTCTGCCGCTGTTGTTGGTAATGcttcttcctctctctctctctctgttacCAAAAAGTATGATGTTTTCATCAGCTTTAGAGGAGAGGACACCCGCGGTGACTTCACAAGCCATCTTCATGCCGCTCTCGGCAGAAGCAGCATCGAAACCTACATAGACTACAGAATCCAGAAAGGAGAGGAGGTTTGGGTCGAACTCGTGAAAGCCATCAAAGGCTCCACTCTCTTCTTGGTTATCTTCTCAGAAAACTACGCAAATTCTAGTTGGTGTTTGAATGAACTGGTTGAACTAATGGAATGCAGAAAACAAGAAGAAGAGGTTCATGTAATTCCAGTGTTCTACAAAATAGACCCATCGCAGGTACGCAAACAGACTGGGAGTTATCGCGCCGCAGTCGCAAACCAAAAGTGGAAGGACGCTCTCTATGAAGCAGCCAATTTATCTGGCTTCCATTCTCACACATACAG GACTGAAACTGACTTGATTGAAGATATTATCAAAGTTGTTTTGCAAAAGTTAAATCACAAGTACACATATGACTTTAGAGGCCTTTTCATATCTGATGAAAACTATACAAGCATTGAATCTTTATTGAAAATTGATTCAATGGAAGTTCGAGTCATTGGAATTTGGGGCAAAGGAGGTATTGGTAAAACAACTCTTGCTGCTGCTATTTTTCATAAAGTTTCTTTTCAGTATGAAGGCACTTGCTTCTTAGAAAATGTGGCAGAGGAATCAAAAAGGCATGGACTAAATTACGCATGCAACAAACTTTTTTCTAAGTTACTAAGGGAAGATATTAATATTGACACTAATAAAGTGATACCCTCTAATGTTCCAAAAAGACTCAGGCGTAAGAAAGTTTTCATCGTACTAGATGATGTGAACACTCCACAACTTCTAGAAAATTTGGTTGGAGCAGGTGCTGAGTGGCTAGGAGCTGGTAGCAGAGTCATTGTGACAACCAGAGATAGGCATGTACTTAAAAGTAGAGGTGTTGAAAAAATTCACGAAGTCAAGGAAATGAACTTTCATAACTCCCTTAAACTTTTCAGTTTAAATGCCTTTGGCAAAACCTATCCTACAGAGGAATATGAGGAGTTATCAAAAAGAGTAATGGTTTATGCCAAAGGAATCCCTTTAGCTTTGAAAGTTTTGGGATCATTTCTTCGTTCCAAAAGTGAAAATGAATGGGATAGTGCACTGACTAAATTAAAGAAGATTCCTAATCAGGAAATTCAGACAGTGTTGAGATTGAGCTATGATGGATTAGATGATGGagacaaaaacatttttctagACATTGCTTGTTTTTTTAAGGGACAAAAAGGAGACAGTGTGACAAAAGTGTTAAATGCCTGCGGTTTTTCTGCAGATATAGGGATAAAAAATCTTTTAGACAAAGCTCTTATCACTACTACTACAGATATGCATGATTCTACTACAGATAGTTGCATAGATATGCACGATTTGATACAAGAAATGGGTAGAGGAATTGTTCGTGAAGAATCTATTGACAATCCTGGGCAGCGCAGTAGATTGTGGGATCCTGAAGAAGTCAATGATGTACTGACAAACAATACA GGAACTGGTGCAATCCAAGGAATATGGTTAGAAATGTCTCAAATTCAAGATATAAAGCTAAGCTCCAAATCATTCAGAAAGATGCCAAACTTGAGATTACTTGCTTTCCAATCCCTGAATGGAaactttaaaagaattaattcagTGTACCTTCCAAAGGGTCTTGAATTCTTACCTAAAAAATTACGATATTTGGGGTGGAATGGATGTCCATTAGAATCTCTACCATCGACTTTTTGCCCTGAGAAGCTTGTTGAGCTTTCCATGCGATACAGCAATGTGCAAAAACTTTGGCATGGAGTCCAG AATTTGCCAAATCTAGAGAAAATTGACCTTTTTGGCTGCATAAACCTAATGGAGTGTCCAAATCTGTCTCTTGCCCCAAAACTTAAACAAGTATCAATAAGCCACTGTGAAAGCTTGTCTTACGTTGATCCGTCAATTTTGTCCCTCCCGAAGCTAGAAATTTTAAATGTGAGTGGATGCACGTCGCTTAAGAGCCTTGGCAGCAATACTTGGTCACAATCTCTCCAACATTTGTATTTAGAAGGATCAGGTTTGAATGAACTGCCCCCATCAGTTTTGCATATAAAAGATCTAAAAATCTTTGCCTCTTCAATTAATTATGGTCTTATGGATCTTCCTGAAAACTTTTCCAATGATATTGTACTCTCTGCACCAAGGGAACATGATCGTGACACTTTCTTCACCTTACATAAGATACTGTATAGTTCTGGCTTCCAGTCAGTAACAGGTCTAACTTTTTACAATTGTCAAAGCTTGGGCGAAATCCCAGACAGCATCTCGCTGTTATCGTCATTGCTATTCTTAAGCTTCTTGCATAGCAACATCATAAGCTTACCCGAAAGCCTGAAGTATCTTCCAAGACTCCATCGTCTTTGTGTCGGTGAATGTAAAATGCTTCGACGTATACCTGCACTTCCACAGTCCATTCAGTGCTTCCTCGTCTGGAACTGCCAATCTCTTCAGACGGTGCTAAGTTCAACGATTGAACCATTGGAATCACCCAACGGCACTTTTCTGCTTGCTAACTGCATAAAATTGGATGAACATTCATTTGATGCAATAATTGGCGAACCACCACCATCAGAAGTATTAGAAGATGCATTCAcggataattatatttatcaaacAGCAAAGCTTTGCTACTCTTTACCAGCTAGAAGTGGCAAAGTTCGAGAGTGGTTCCATTGCCACTTCACACAGTCTTTGGTCACTGTTGAAATTCCCCCTAATCTGTTGGGTTTCATTTTCTACTTGGTTGTTTCTCAAGTCAAATTATGCCACATTGGTTGCTGTGGAAGTATAGGATGTGAATGCTCTTTGGAAACCAGCCAGAATGAAAGGATCAGTATAACAAGTTTCGTTTTAGATAAAAATTCCATGCTTATTCATCCACTTCCATTTGAATTTATGACAGATCATGTGTTTGTATGGTATGATGGACGAATTTGCAAGCAGATAATGGAACTAGTTAAAGAGAGGAGAGCCATTAGCAGTGGTGATCCAAAGCTTAGatttaaattcttcattcaAACCCGACATAACCAGGAAGCAGTGAACATAAAAGAGTGTGGATTTCGTTGGATTTGTTCCTTTGAAGAAGGAGGATGCAAGCCCGAGAGAAGCAGGGAAATTCATGAAGTAGAAGCCAATGTGGTCACAAATAAAGTGGAGGGCTCTGAGTCTAATGAGCAAAAAGAAACTTCACACTTGAAAGCAGAAGAGACAGAAGACTTGAG TTATCGTCTTGAAGAAATCATGCATATTGGATTTGGAGGAGACCGCATGTAA
- the LOC102669334 gene encoding uncharacterized protein, producing MALKSAKAIWDYLEKEYAGDERIRSMHVLNLMREFELQRMKESKIVKDYTDKLLNIANKIRLLGGDFADSRIVEKNLVTMSERYQASIVSLENKKDLSKITLAEVVHALQAQEQ from the coding sequence ATGGCTCTCAAATCAGCAAAAGCAATTTGGGATTACCTAGAGAAGGAATATGCTGGAGATGAAAGAATACGTAGCATGCATGTGCTTAATCTAATGAGGGAATTTGAGTTGCAAAGGATGAAAGAATCTAAGATAGTCAAGGATTACACAGACAAATTGTTGAATATTGCCAACAAGATCAGGCTGTTGGGTGGTGATTTTGCTGATTCCAGAATAGTTGAAAAAAATTTGGTAACGATGTCGGAGAGGTATCAAGCATCTATAGTCTCATTGGAGAACAAAAAGGATCTATCTAAGATCACATTGGCAGAAGTGGTACATGCCTTGCAAGCCCAAGAACAATGA